A DNA window from Desertifilum tharense IPPAS B-1220 contains the following coding sequences:
- the gntT gene encoding guanitoxin biosynthesis MATE family efflux transporter GntT: MKSENQELYRRFLQLAAVNILSNLMVPLASLVDVAFLGHLSEIRHLAGVAIATVLFNYIYWTFGFLRMGTTGTTAQAAGKSNPQAVLLVLLRNGLLALSISLVILLLQYPLRELGFFLLSATPEVKATGKAYYDTLIWGATPTLINFVLIGWFLGREQAGKVLILSLIGNGANIILDYAFVRLWGWESVGAALATALSQYLMLAVGLTLVLREGWGKQVSAVTGQIFELKAWKAALILNSDILIRTFALISTFALFTNLSSFLGTVILATNTLILQVVTFSAYFIDGLAFATESLAGNFRASGMSHRLIPLMRLSGSLSLGLGIVFALSFVAIPEFLFSLLTSHTEVLQQIDHYILWLFPILGFGSIAYMLDGYFLGLTEGRILRNSAIAATFIGFVPPAILAWHFQSSQLLWLALALFMMTRAVTLGLQVPNQVLSRKC, from the coding sequence ATGAAGTCAGAAAATCAGGAATTATATCGCCGCTTCCTGCAACTGGCGGCCGTCAATATCCTATCGAATTTAATGGTACCGTTGGCGAGTTTGGTTGATGTCGCCTTCTTGGGACATTTATCAGAAATTCGTCATTTGGCAGGAGTTGCGATCGCCACCGTTCTGTTTAACTATATTTACTGGACGTTTGGCTTTCTCCGCATGGGAACCACGGGAACAACCGCACAAGCGGCGGGAAAGTCTAATCCCCAAGCCGTTTTACTGGTACTCTTGCGGAATGGCTTACTCGCCCTCAGCATCAGCTTGGTTATCCTGCTATTACAATATCCCCTGCGGGAACTTGGCTTTTTTCTCCTCAGCGCCACGCCAGAAGTCAAAGCCACAGGTAAAGCCTATTACGATACCCTGATTTGGGGTGCCACACCAACCTTAATTAATTTTGTCCTCATTGGCTGGTTTCTGGGGCGCGAACAAGCCGGAAAAGTGCTAATCCTTTCCTTAATCGGTAATGGTGCCAATATTATTCTAGATTACGCGTTTGTCAGGCTTTGGGGTTGGGAAAGCGTCGGCGCAGCCTTAGCAACCGCCTTAAGTCAGTATCTCATGCTAGCGGTTGGCTTAACTCTCGTCCTGCGCGAAGGGTGGGGAAAGCAAGTTTCAGCCGTAACCGGACAAATTTTTGAACTCAAAGCCTGGAAAGCCGCATTGATCCTGAATAGCGATATTTTAATCCGCACTTTCGCCCTAATTTCCACCTTTGCCCTATTTACCAACCTCAGTTCCTTCTTAGGCACCGTAATCTTAGCAACCAATACCCTAATCTTACAGGTTGTCACCTTTTCCGCTTACTTTATTGATGGGTTAGCCTTCGCTACCGAAAGTTTAGCCGGAAATTTCCGTGCTTCTGGGATGAGTCACCGTCTCATTCCCCTGATGCGCCTTTCGGGTAGCCTCAGCTTGGGGTTAGGGATAGTGTTTGCGCTGTCGTTTGTCGCCATTCCCGAATTTCTGTTTAGCCTATTAACCAGTCATACTGAAGTGCTTCAGCAAATTGACCATTATATCTTGTGGTTATTCCCTATTTTAGGCTTTGGCTCAATTGCCTATATGCTCGATGGCTACTTTCTCGGCTTGACAGAAGGACGCATTCTCCGCAATAGTGCGATCGCAGCTACGTTCATCGGTTTCGTACCCCCGGCCATTCTAGCTTGGCATTTCCAAAGCAGCCAGCTTCTCTGGTTAGCCTTAGCCTTATTTATGATGACTCGCGCCGTCACCCTGGGTTTGCAAGTTCCTAACCAAGTGCTGAGTAGAAAGTGCTGA
- a CDS encoding YcjF family protein, which produces MAKRLKVQAFFLSIDTGRFSGNLLSSTVAFLTLSGMAEDPNSLPSENVDETEPKDEKRSLSEKLSHVGDRLQDAAKGTVTGMGKTLGTVGKTATGIGGAIASTALNAGKAAVSTAGTVGGAASHQAQKILEKATEGAGQAANLLVDNPLLKFVTKVTHSDWLLGIIGQVDVVKAEAAVRKLQEKYPQDSAFQISHRIMVEKALYAGGIGLASNFVPTAAAALFAVDLAATTLLQAEMVYQIAAAYGLDLKDSARKGEVLAIFGLSLGGSKALKAGLGLIEIVPVAGAAIGASTNAAMLYSLGHAACRFYEAKTNPDIPQDPDAVEQESEEYLKVAIAQQGVMDQILAHMIVASYPDRAWSDIVPELAQLDLKPESLEAIASHIQQPQPLDTLIANLDRDYAIPLLVRCTTLAERDRKVTPEEQQILDTLTQKFEINL; this is translated from the coding sequence TTGGCAAAACGCTTGAAGGTTCAGGCGTTTTTTCTTTCTATTGATACAGGACGATTTTCGGGGAATTTGCTATCCTCAACAGTAGCGTTTCTGACCTTAAGCGGTATGGCTGAAGACCCGAATTCCCTGCCCTCTGAAAATGTTGACGAAACAGAGCCGAAGGACGAGAAGCGATCGCTCTCAGAAAAATTATCCCATGTAGGCGATCGCCTTCAGGATGCGGCGAAGGGAACCGTAACGGGCATGGGGAAAACCTTGGGAACGGTGGGAAAGACAGCGACAGGCATTGGAGGCGCGATCGCATCAACAGCCCTGAATGCAGGAAAGGCGGCTGTCAGCACCGCTGGCACGGTGGGAGGGGCGGCGAGCCATCAAGCTCAAAAAATCTTAGAAAAAGCTACAGAAGGCGCAGGACAAGCCGCTAACTTGCTGGTTGACAACCCCCTGCTGAAGTTTGTCACCAAAGTGACGCATTCTGACTGGTTGCTCGGTATTATTGGTCAAGTGGATGTGGTGAAAGCCGAAGCCGCCGTTCGCAAGCTTCAAGAAAAGTATCCTCAAGATAGCGCGTTTCAAATTTCTCACCGGATTATGGTAGAAAAGGCGCTGTATGCTGGAGGGATTGGGTTAGCGAGTAACTTTGTACCCACAGCCGCCGCTGCCTTATTTGCGGTAGACTTAGCAGCTACCACCCTGCTACAAGCGGAGATGGTCTATCAAATTGCCGCCGCCTATGGGTTAGATTTAAAAGACTCGGCGCGTAAGGGCGAAGTTTTAGCAATTTTTGGGCTATCCCTGGGCGGATCGAAAGCTTTAAAAGCGGGTTTAGGGTTAATTGAGATTGTACCCGTTGCCGGAGCCGCGATTGGCGCGAGTACCAATGCCGCCATGCTATATTCTTTAGGCCATGCTGCCTGTCGCTTTTATGAGGCGAAAACTAACCCAGACATTCCTCAAGATCCAGACGCCGTAGAACAGGAAAGCGAGGAATACTTGAAAGTGGCGATCGCGCAACAAGGGGTCATGGATCAAATCTTAGCGCACATGATTGTCGCCAGCTATCCCGATCGGGCTTGGTCGGATATTGTGCCAGAATTAGCCCAATTGGATCTTAAACCAGAGTCGCTAGAGGCGATCGCATCTCACATCCAACAACCTCAACCCCTGGATACTCTAATCGCAAACCTCGATCGCGATTATGCTATTCCTTTATTAGTCCGATGTACAACTCTAGCCGAACGCGATCGCAAAGTCACCCCAGAAGAACAGCAAATTCTCGATACCCTCACTCAAAAGTTTGAGATTAACCTTTAG